The following nucleotide sequence is from Synchiropus splendidus isolate RoL2022-P1 chromosome 1, RoL_Sspl_1.0, whole genome shotgun sequence.
tttattcacattcacGTTTCAttattatgaaaaacatttaatttcctATTGAAACTCTAATTAGTCTGAAACTAAGAGGGAAAATACTGACAAACCCATTTCACGTTCTTTAACAATTTGACATCCatgaaatcaaaataaacagaCCTGGTCGTAATGGCAGTCGTAAAATGGTTtaactgtctttctttttcttgtcgAGTTTGAATGTAAAGAAAATGGTTATATCACCTCCCAATGGTAACTTAAACAGTGTTCTGTGCGTGTACGTCTGGAATTATTTGTTTTGTGGGTGAGTCTGTCAGTAAGAGGCACCGCTTGACCACTGTGAGCATTCGCTATTTCACATTCAAATTCAATAGACACAACCAAAAATCCCATCACGGTGCACTCACGATGCCAGTTTGGCTACTTTTTTGTTCCTGTTTGTAATGTTgtgctttccttttttttcctagtTCCTCAACATAAGGCCAACTATAACCAGTTGAACATATTTGCTCAACTAATGTGACTTGCTCTGTGTAGACTGACGTCAGCCATTAGGATTTCTGTCTTTAGAGTGTGTTCGGGACACAATAGCAGATATGTTAACATGGTGTTTACTGTGAAATCCTAATGTAAACCTCTCATCAGACTCTGCCGCGTCAGCTCTCTCGCGATTGTGCAAGTACCTGTGAAGTGACTCACACATGTGCAGTTACTTGGTCATGTTGACTTCATGGGCAGGTAACCAGTTATACAGGAGTCATTATCTAAACTCCCACTGGGGAAACTCAAAACAGTGTATTGAGTATCGTGTCATGACTGGAGTCATTGTCACAGCCATATGACACTCAACGTTTGCGTCGTGGAGGAAGTTATTATTGTCAGAAGTTTGAGAGGTGAAGCGAGTGACGCAAGCCCCTCCCACTCGGGGTTATTGATACAGATGTGAGGAGAAGCCAGCAGGTGCTTTGTCAGAGACGGTGACAGGACATCAGCTATTTCATAGAAATGAGAGGGTTAAAGCACTGCTTCACGTGAGTTGGCATTTCATTTCTCTGACTTGACAGCACGCTAGTCGCTTATGCTTTTAGCAAGGTTTCATGTTGATGGTAACGTACGGTGGAACACTGTCTGGGTTTTAGGTTTGTGGTAACACTAATAGCTTAGAAGAGGATTTACATTTACATGTCTTTTATAGATATATGTTGAAGCAATTCACTCATGTGTATTATGTGTACAGTACAAGTTAGCCACCAGTTCACAATGTTGTAAAGCATTTCAGTAAAGCATCAGCCAAGGAGTTTTACTCAGAGTAAGCTGGTCGAAGAGTTGCTGACTAGGTCTAAGGTCTGGGAGAAAATATTTCCTGATGTATTGTGACTCACAAATTAATATGTTTTGACAAAATTATTGTTCGGGAACTGAGGAGCAACCCTAGAATGTTTACCTTTTGTGTCCCATTGCGTCCTACTAGTTCTGGTCTGTGTGTTGATTCAGGGCCGTCAGATATTAAGATGTTTAGCCAGTTGCGTGGTTGAAAGACAACAAGTTTTGAAATAATGATGGTGTCAGTGGGTCTGCGGGTCAGCACACTGTATCTTGTGACTGCTGGATCAATGCAAAGTTTACTGACGACTCATTATTGAATTTGCGGCGGAAGCCTCACGTGCTTCTTGGTATAAGAGACAAGCTTGATGCAAGTTTAAATGCCAACTAGTTTGTCACAAAACCCCAGAGTTGTTGGGAGAATAGAAGTGTTGACATGGGTACTTTGAAAAGCTTTAACTTTCATCTTTTTCTATTGAACACACCAGGGAGTGTGTTCAATAGAAATATACTGGCAAAGCACTCAGTGTGCAGACCttcgccaagcagctcatttacatcatttttttagcCAATATTATTGGGTGCATTTATTTCATCTATActtttttgttgcatttgaaatatcattaatCGCAATGAGTTccatgggacagcaggtggcagtagcattcgtGAACCAGCCTGCACAACACATACAGTAGTCACAGAGAGTGACACATTTTCACCAAAGTTTAGTCATCAATTCTTGGTCCCATCATAAATATTTCCTGCAAGTTTTTTATTGAAACCATTCATCCATTTATGAGCTATTTTACTGAAGGACAGGTTAAATGCAGTGACCTCCTTGGTGgagataaaaatatgaattcatttttggTCTTTTCAAAATCCTCTGGAACACCAGGGGATTGACGTAATCGGTGAACACATCTTCATATGTTTAAACACATGACTTGCAGTGTGATACTTGAGCAAACATTTAGTTTGCACTTTTTGTCTTCTAGCTATTTTAAGTTTGGTAAATAGGTTTGGTAAATGACATAAGCGTCTGGTTTTAGTTTACAATTTGGGACAATACATGAGACCCTGTTTACCTGGCACTAAGCTGACAACAACTGAGAATGTGACAAACCCCAAATTTTGACTCAATGAATTGTTGCTTTGTTATAAATGTGTACATATGCTTATTACGTCTTGAGACCTGTTGCTTATGCTGCATTGAAAAAGTCGAATATGCTTGCCTCCATGAGTGGAGCTTCCAAATCCTGCAAATGATAAATGACACGTTCTGGTTCCGTCAGAAGCGCTGTCATTCTGCTTTGATTTATTCCTTCTTACTAGTTGGAACTGAAATCTTCTTGGTTCCCGAGGAGCAAATTAGGCAAGAAAAGAGGCCCATGTGTGTCGTGTCATGCTGACACAGTCCTAATCATAGAGGCAGCTCCGGAGAAGAACCAGCTCCTCCGTTGCAGCGTGTTATTTGATTGAGCTGCAGATGATAGTCCCGGCTGCCTGGCCGTGTAATTAAAAGCTTTCCATTGTGTTTCCTCAGGTTCTCTGACAGAGGGCCGGCCGGTTCCAAAGTGAAGGAGAAGCCTGCGGAGTTTGAGCGTTACTGCACACCGCCCACTTCACCCCCTGATATCAGAAACAGAGCTGCGAACCACAGAGACGCTCACAGCCTCACAGAGCCTCATCAGCCCGAGGAGTCAGCACCAAAGAAGTCGGCGCTGAAGAAGCCGTCCTCTTCCAGATGCTCGGAAACCACCGGCCAAGAGTCCATTTCGCAGAGGGAAGTCTTCACTGGAGTCCCTCCGAACAGTAATCCTAACCCGGCTTTTGTCCCCTCCCACTATTCAAAGGGAGATTCTGAGCAGAGTAAAGGACTTGTAGACAAAGGACAAGGGGCAGTGCATCAGCTGTCAGCGTCCTCGCCCCCAGCTCACTCCCACAGAACCTCAGGGCTGGTGGCTATGGAAGGACAGCGCTCGCCCTCCCCACATTTCTCCCCACAGAGACTCAGCGACAAGCCTCCTCTCTCACGTCCTGGCGAAGACGCCAGCAGGTAAATACTAACCTTTTGAAACTGCAGCCGCTCTCAACTTTTTGAGTgatgagaagaaaatgaaagggATTCTCCATGCAGTCATTAGAGCTCACCCTCCATTTCACTTGGAAGCCAACTATAAAACTCCTGAGCGCTTGTCCTCCTGCTAAGCTAATGTAATTCATGTGTACAGTTTAATTGTTGCAGAAGCTGTGGGCGGAATCCAGATGTCTTTGGTATTCCGCTCGCTGGGCATGGAAATATTCCCCGTTGCCATGCGAAACACACTGCAAATCAACAAGAGCAGAAATTCTTGTCACCTCACCAGAGCGCATAGGGAGATGCTCACTGCTTGTCTCTGTCATATTCCAGGATGGAACATTCCAAGGAAAACAGCACGGTGAAGAAAATACCCATCAGGATCGTGCACTCCGAGGAAACCGCAGACAAGGAGAACTGCCCGTTTCTCAAGTGCAGCGAGCAGAGCGCCACTGCCGGCGAGGCCCCAGACATCACTAGGATTGGAAGCTTGGGAGCAGCCGGACTGGAGTCAGGGTTCTGTGCTTTCACACGGCAAAAAGAGGAGAGCAGTAGTGCAGAACTGAAGTCCCACAGAGACGTGTACATGACCACCGTCGGAAAGTCGGGCGAGGACACCAACGGCTCGCCgtcagtggaggagcagaagagggAGGAGCTGGCCAGGGACATCATGGGGAAGGACAAGTCGCTCGCTGATATTCTGGatcagaggaagatgaagaccaCCATGGACTTGATGGAGGGGATATTCCCTCAGGGCGAGCAGCTCCTGGAAGAGGCGCATCAGCGGAGGAAGGTTCCTTGCAAGCAACCAGGGTCCAGGCCGACGGAGGACAGGTCAGTCTCAAACGTTAGGTGGCTTCAGGATGATGGTGAGAAAGTCATTAAAACAGAACTAATGCAAGTGAACTCATGGGAATTCATTTGGAAACTTGTAAGTCAGCACATTTGCAACATAGCAGTTGCACAACATGTATGAAAGGACATGAACAAGGGAAGGCTTCATGACAAATGTGACAAACAGATTCATACAGGACATTTGAGTCAATGCATTTAAAATTCTAAACTGTCATAGATTCTTCCTGAACCTGGACTGTTTCCATTTAACATTTGAAACACTTCATTTTTAAGAATgaaggcagtctaatctaaaCTAATCTAACTACATGTAGTAGAGggagtttttttcctcctcataaGTCCAGTCTGTCATGTCTGCTGACTGCAGAGACGCCCACAGTTGAGACTTGTGTGCTGTTGCAGGGGGAAGGAAGACAACATGGCGGCCGCGGTGACACTGGTCACCAGCTCGACGTATTACAGCACGTCCGCCCCCAAAGCCGAGCTCCTTATCAAGATGAAAGACATGCAAGAGCAGAACGAGGACGACTCGGAGGAGGAACTGGACAACGACCTTGCCAACAAGAAGGTACCGGAGCCAtttgcttccctgcacagtcaCAGCCGCAACTGTTAAAATTGTGAAATTCAATACTAATTCTAAGAAATGTAGGTAAAATCTTCGGTGAATGTGATGGTCAAGCTGGATGCAGGACATCGATGAAAAGATGGAGTGATGCGTGTTGTGCTTCAAGGTGGCCACTGGAGTTCCAGGGAGGCTGTAGGCTTAGATCGGTCTCCAGGGATGAGCACACTTTGATAGCTTCTGTTCAGATGCTTATTTCCTGTTCAGAGGGACAATTTTGGTTCAATagatgtagattttttttctgcctatGACTTGAACTTTGTCTTGAGTGACTACAAAGTTAGTAGTCATGAAATGATCCAATTTTCCTTTTAGTACCGTGTGTCTAAATACCCTGAAAATGTCACAACTCAAAATGAACTTTTCTGTAGAGCATTGTATAGCAGATGTGTTGCAGTTTTTATGGTGGCTTTGCCCGTTGAAAGTCAACTGTCACGGCTGCATGCTGTGTTTTTAGCATAGTCATGCTCTTTGTCCAGATTATGGTTTCCTTGAGAATGATTTCAGGAATATGATTGTAAAACCTGTTATAATGACTACTTGTGCAGCCGGTTGTGTTGAGACAGATGAGGAATATAACTTTTTCACCCACACTCAGGTGTGTCACCAGGTAGGAATGCCACATTTCGTCATTCTGGAATAGGAAAAAAACCCATcccactcagttttaatatttgTGCCAGAGATTAAATGATTCAGTGTTTCCTGGAGCCGCAGGTGAAAAGGCAGCAAGTTTGTCTTGCTGCATTTGGACGGTGTGTAAATGTGGAGAAATATTTtagagttgctttttttttctacttcaccTCGTACTTTTGAAATGTTGGGGGACGTGTTCATGGATTTTCAAGAACATATGATTGATTTCCATCAGTAAGATCACATTTTTAATGACTGAAACTAAAAAGTATTTCTTAGAAACTCGACTTGTAGTGGCTTGAGTAACAGAATCTAGCTCGACTAGTTGAGCTGATTTTCTAAACTAATGAGAATCTGAATAATAACATCTTGGTTCAGGTGCAACATTAATGTTAACAGTATGTGACCTCAGTCAAGTGCCTGTGCAAGAAGTGACATGATTCATGGAGATCAGTGTGAGCTGGAAACAGACAGATCTGCTCATGTTCTATATGATATTTCTTCTGTCCGCAGCAAGAGCTGATAGACAGCCTGAGCAAGAAGCTGCAGGTGCTGCGCGAAGCCAGGGAGAGTCTTCAGGAGGACATCCTGGACAACAACGCTTTAGGAGAAGAGGTAGAAGGTCAAGTCCAGCAAGTCTGCAAACCCAACGAGTTAGACAAGTTCCGGATGTTTGTCGGGGATTTGGACAAAGTGGTGAGcctgctgctgtctctgtcGGGGCGGCTCGCCAGAGTGGAGAACGCCCTGAACAGTCTGGAGGAGGATGCCACGCCAGAGGAGCGAGTGAGTCAATGTTTGCCGAAGGTTCGTCACTgactgacaaaaacattttcttcaatgtttggttttttttttgttttgttttcctcctcagagAACGTTGGTAGAGAAAAGGAAGCTGTTGATCCGACAGCACGAAGATGCTaaggagctgaaggagaacCTGGACCGACGCGAGCGCGTGGTCTTCGACATCCTGGCTGGCCACCTGCAGGAGGACAGCCTGACCGACTACGAGCACTTTGTCAAGATGAAGTCTGCGCTCATCATCGAGCAGCGCAAACTGGAGGACAAAATCAAACTGGGGGAGGAGCAGCTCAAGTGTCTGATGGACAGCCTGCCGCTGGAGCAGAGACTGTCGCTGTGAGCTACCTGACCCTGTGGACTAGTTACAGATGAGCCATTTGTCCAGCAGAGGGAGGCAACCTCGTCTTTTCTAACACTTCCCCTGCTGAGCTTCTCTGCTCACACCACGGCACCTGAAAGTAACGTGAGAGAGGGACGACCACTGAATCTTTATCACCgttttgttttcaagttttttttttagtaatttatTGTAGCCTTTTGAATCTGCGCTGGAGGTGACAGTATTTTATCTTAAGCTGACGCAAGCTGCCGTGCTACCTATCAACACTCGTGGCATAGtatttatcatgttttcttttccatccTAAACTTCCTTCGACGCAAGTTCAAAAGGGTTCCAACGTCTTGCTGGCTGAAGTGATCACGAGTGAGTGGTCTTGTCGCAGGAGTCTGTCCCCTCACAGCACATTCGCTGATGTTGGAGCGATGAAGAGGAACTTCAcaggtggtttttgaagagcaCTTGTTCAGCGTCACAGTGTAGCAGCACTTCACCCTCTGGTTTGGCTCCACGTTTGAAGTGCCTGAACGTCAGCACGCCCACCTCACTGTTTCTTCCGTTGGTCACCTGGTTTTCAGCTCGCACCTTGCAACCCAGCAGTGTTTGTTACGTGTCTTCTGCCTTTTAGTAGTTCATCAATGGCCCACTTCAGCTGTCATTTCAACACTAAAGAACGTACTGGTTTGTCTGATATACGATGAATGTGAATCTTATGTATTCCCAGTCATTTCAAGGATCCAGATGTCTTGAGATTTCAGAAGGTGGATGATTGTGTTGGGATGGTTTTCCCTCTCTTTGTTACTGTGTCACATGCTCCACTCACCACAACTGCAGCGTGACTCTCTGCATCTGCTTCTTTATATCAAATAAAAGAGAGTCTTATCACTGATATGTGATTGATGACTGACTGCCATCGGCTCCACTCTTGCTGTCAATCATTAACCGCCACCACACCCTCCTGCGCGGTGGTCAGGTGGAGCACACATCTCCGGCACTTGCTCAGGTGAGCGTGGGGATTTTGGTCGAGCGCTCGCTCCCTTCGAATTGTCGGATGGTGGATCGGATTTTTGGTGCAAAGGTCGAAAGACGAGGTTGTATAAAATTGAATTGCTTTATTTCCTGCCTCACCTGGACGATGATAGACAATGATTAACTATTTCACTTTGACCAACCTTCTTATTGCAGTAAAACATTGAACGTCATTGTTTTCactcatgcagacacacacacaccggcttTGCTGAGGTAAAGGACACTTGAAGCTTCTCTTTCTACTCTTACCCTACGTTGTATAGCCGCGTATGGTCCAGTCAAGTACACACTGCAGCAACAATACGTTTCACGTTTTGTGAAATACTGAGATGGGCTGATTGGAAGTGCTCACCTGAAACTTCCTGTTTGACATTGTCAGTTTGGACAACAAGGAAGCAGAAGCAGGCGGCTGGACTCCCCCAGCTCCATCATGAACGACCGACTGATCGACTCTGAGGTAGATTTTGCTTTTTCCAACGAAACATTTTGGCTTTTTCTTTGTTCAGTTCTCTATCATATGGTGTCAAAGACACATTCTTCTGTCCTATATTTCTTTGCTTCACGTAGTAGCTGAACTTTTGTAAGATTTAAAAAGTAGCCTACTGTGTTGTGGTGAGCCACTAAACATTCTTTTCAGAACACAGGCTACTATtgttaaatgatttattttcatgttgcaTTACATTTGCTTAGACCACCCACAACCGACCAACTGTTCCCTCATGTAAAGTTTTCCGTGACTGTGAACATCAAAAGTGCTGCATGTTTTCCTCCAGTCCAGTCAAAGGTCCTGACTCAATGCTGTAACACCAGAGCTTCTAACCCCTCGTGTGTTTTGACACAGATGTTTTGAGCTGGCGTGATGGACATCTGTGGATCTACGTGACTGTTGGATCACGAGCACCTGCATGATGATATACCTGGTTCGCACTGCCCACTGGCAGTTCCTGGCCCTGGTGCTGGGCTGTGTGGCCTGGATCCTCACCCTGGCCACTGCCGGCTTAAATGAGTGGCGTCTGTGGAGCGTCCCTGACCAACCCATGATCACCTCGGGCGTGGCCTGGGTGGGCATCTGGAGGGCATGCTTCTCCAGCCATGCTTACTCCAAGCCAGAGAACTGCTGGACCATCCACATATCGGACCAGTTTTTGCCTCCTGAGATCCCTGTGGCTCAGGTTCTGATGATGCTGGCGGTCATCTGTGGACTGGCAGGGAACGTCTGCGGATCCATGTCTGTGAGGATGGCCTACTTCTCTGTGGAGGATCGAAGGAACATCAGACTGGTGTTTGTGTTGGCGGGCGGCCTCTACATCCTCACCGGCACTCTCACTCTGgtgccggtggtgtggaacctcAACTCAGTGCTCACGAACAGAACCATAGACTTCCCACCAGAGTTCTGCCTACCTAAAGCCCCAGCCCATCAGCAAGTGGGCTCTGCCATCGGAGTGGGCCTCCTGGCCTCCATACTGATGCTCTGCTGTGGGCTGACTTTTCTGTGCTACAAGCACGTCTGGGTGGACCTGAAACCTCAGCAGAGGAGAGGCATGATGGGACTGGACAATCCAACCTTCATAGAGGAGCCCACACGTACGACTGTGATAAGCAGGGAAGGACCAACAGAGATCTGAGGAGATGTGGGGACGTCTGTTCCACCCTCCTGAAGGTTCTGCTTTCATAATGTGGACAGTAAATACTGTGATCTGAACCATGATACATTAGAGGTGGACACAGCCAGATTGATCTATCGTTCTACTGTCATCGCTGTATCAACGGACTTAAACCCTCAGCATCGTTTGTCATCATTTGGCGCTGGCCTTACTGGAAGTGTGACGTTACAAACATGTCCCCAGatgttgaggaagaggaggaaataTTTCACGGTTGAAGAATTTCATGTCAATGCAGTTAAAGTGTCGACAATTACTCAAATAAATGTCAAGATTGAAGTCAGGTGTGAATTTAAAATTGGGCATTCTTGTCAGTTACGCTGTAAACTCTCATTGTTCAAGCGAGGAagaagtaaaatatatataaaaataaccTTTCACTTTTACTCAAACTTTGGTCCAGTGCTAAGTCTCAGTAGCACAGTATGGTTGGCCGCACACTAAGAGCCACATGTCAGGGTGTTTTTCTCTGGGTGGCAGATGAAGATCCCTCAGGTGAGTGCAGCTACGCTTGGCTTATGTCAGAGTTCAAGTTGGGCATTTGTGCTGAGTTTATCTCCTCTGTTATCAGCCAGCGCTGTGACGGAGCAGCACTGGCCGCCGGTCCGAGGTGTGGGCCTGGAACATGTGAGGAGGGATCTCAGCGGGTCAGGTTGACTGGGAGCACCGCTCATGTGACCTGGGTAGGAGGCTGAGCGGGAGCAAGCATGTGAGTATGAAGACGTGATTGTTGCCAGgaaagtctcacacacacacacacacacacacacgcacgcacggcACCTCAGTGGGGGCGACTAGCGGCTGGGAAACAAAAGACCCTCTTGAGGCGAGTCCGAACAGTGGATGAAGGGTCACACCTGCTCCGAACACTGAAGgaaggtgctgaggtgaagaaTAGTTGCTGACACGCCATGTTTACACAGACATGGGCTCCAAATGAGTTTTACTGACATTCCTTCAGATAAGAGTCGGGAATAAACAATCCTTTAAATAATTTCCTGTAGCTCCCTCCCACTAGAGTCTCTGGGGGAAGGCCATACATAATGTCCTTCTATCTAATCTGAGATGCGCTGCAATGACCTTTATCTCTTATTGTGGAGAAACGTCAAATAAAAGAAGGTAATCATTGCCTCATAGGATCATAAAATCCTAATTATTTTTTAGATCAATCCAACAACTCTAAAAAAAGACAAGTCTCTGAAATCAGTCATGTTTAAATACATACACTACATTTGTAAGTCAAATGTGTCTGACTGTTAAGAGTCCCAgggtatgaccactctagcacacatttgcatgtatttatatatatatatatatatatatatatatatatatataggtggaTGTATAATATATCTAATCTTATGTGAAAACCTATGATTTCCATGTGACAATCTtgtgttttcacatgaaaaacagcGCAAGCTCAATCTGTTTCATTCAACCTTTTAATATAAAGAGTCAAAAAACGCTGACACATTTTTATGACATCAGGACGATAATCATGAGAATCCAGAGCTC
It contains:
- the cldn34a gene encoding claudin-34 — translated: MMIYLVRTAHWQFLALVLGCVAWILTLATAGLNEWRLWSVPDQPMITSGVAWVGIWRACFSSHAYSKPENCWTIHISDQFLPPEIPVAQVLMMLAVICGLAGNVCGSMSVRMAYFSVEDRRNIRLVFVLAGGLYILTGTLTLVPVVWNLNSVLTNRTIDFPPEFCLPKAPAHQQVGSAIGVGLLASILMLCCGLTFLCYKHVWVDLKPQQRRGMMGLDNPTFIEEPTRTTVISREGPTEI